The DNA window GCCGTGGGCCTTTCCGACCACCTGTTCATCATGATGGCGGCGGTGGTGATCGCCGTCGGCGTGATGATGTTCGCCGCCCGGCCGATCGGTGAATTCGTCAATCGCCATCCGTCGGTAAAAATGCTGGCGCTGGCGTTCCTGATCCTGGTGGGCTTCACGCTGATGCTGGAAAGTTTCCAGGTGCACGTGCCGAAAGGCTACATCTACTTCGCCATGTTCTTCTCCATGTCGGTAGAAGCGCTCAATCTGATGCGCAGCAAGAAAAACCGCTCGCCGGAATAAACCCTATACGAAAGCCGCCCCCGGCGGCTTTCGTCCCTTCGTTGACCTCTCATTTCACTTTTTCTTATCAGATAAAGACTTATCTGAGACGCCCTTCGCCGAGAGTTTGCTAATCTTGAAATAACAATGTTTTCTGCACAATCGAGGATCCGCAGGATGAAAAAGTGGGTAATGGCAGTGTCTGCGCTGGTCATGGCCGCCGGTTTGGCGGGATGTTCCAGCGACTACGTAATGGCGACCAAGGATGGCAACATGATCCTGACGCAGGGCAAACCGGAGATCGACAAAGACACCGGCCTCATCAGCTATAAAGATGAAAAAGGCAATCACCGCCAGATCAACGGCGATCAGGTTTCTCAGGTTATCGAACGCTAATTACCGCTCGCCGGCTATCGCCCATTCAAGCGCGGTAGCCCTCATTCGTGTCCGCACGGAATCCGCTTCCCCCATCTTCACCGCTTGGTTATAGTCAGGAAAGGCGACATCGCCGCCCGACGGACTTCGCGCCGTCTTCTGACATTGGGCTCCTGTTTTACCGGGCCGCGCGGCCCGTCAGCGCTAACAAGAAAGGAAGGCCGTTAATGCAATACCACCGTATTCCCCACAGTTCTTTAGAAGTGAGCGTGCTGGGACTGGGCACCATGACCTTTGGCGAACAGAACAGCGAAGCCGACGCCCATGCGCAACTGGACTATGCATTGGCCGCAGGCGTGAACCTGATAGACACCGCCGAACTGTACCCGGTGCCGCCCCGCCCGGAAACCCAGGGCCTGACCGAGAGCTATATCGGCAGTTGGATCAAGGCGCGCGGCAATCGCGAAAAAATCGTCCTGGCCAGCAAAGTCTCGGGCCCGGTGCGCGGCACCGACAGCAGCATCCGTCCGCAGCAGGCGCTGGATCGAAAAAACATCCGCGCCGCGCTCGACGCCAGCCTCAAGCGGCTGAATACCGACTATCTCGATCTCTACCAATTGCACTGGCCGCAGCGCGCCACCAACTGCTTTGGCAAACTCAATTATCAATACACCGATGACAAAGCCACGGTCACGCTGCTGGAAACGCTGGAAGCGCTGACCGAACAGGTGCGCGCCGGCAAAATTCGCTACATCGGGGTTTCCAACGAAACGCCCTGGGGCGTGATGCGCTACCTGCAGCTGGCGGAGAAGCACGAGCTGCCGCGCATCGTGTCGATTCAAAACCCGTACAGCCTGCTGAACCGCAGCTTTGAGATTGGCCTGGCCGAGATCAGCCAGCACGAAGGGGTGGAGCTGCTGGCCTATTCCAGCCTGGCGTTCGGCACCCTGAGCGGTAAATACCTCAACGGCGCAAAACCGGCCGGTGCGCGCAATACGCTGTTCACCCGCTTCAACCGTTATTCAGGGCAGCAAACCCAGCTGGCGATCGCCGAATACGTGGCGCTGGCCAAAAAACATGGGTTGGATCCTTCGCAGATGGCCTTGGCCTTCGTGCGCCAACAGCCGTTCGTCGCCAGCACCCTGCTGGGCGCCACCTCGGTGGAGCAGTTGAAAATCAACCTCGGCAGCCTCGATGTGGTATTGGATGAGGACGTGCTGCAGGCGCTTGAAGAGATCCATACCCGGTTTACCATTCCGGCGCCTTAATACAGCGAGGGCGCAGCCTGCGCTGCGCCCCGTTTCACCGCCGCTGCGACCACCACAGTGCGCTAATCGCCAGCGCAAACACCACGCCAAATCCGACGCCGACGCCCACCACCGGCACGCCCAGCTTCACCACCAGCGAATACAGCGCCAACATCAGCAACATGGCGGCGTTTTCACCCAGGTTTTGCACCGCGATCGCATTGCCGGCGCCGACCGAATGCTTGCCTCGTTCCTGCAGCAGCGCATTGAGCGGCACTACGAAGAAGCCCCCCAGCATGCCGATGATCGCCAACAAGACATAGGCATTGAGCATGGTGGTTTGCAGCGCGAATACCGCGACCGCGACGCCGATCAGGATCCCGGCCGGCATACAGCGCTTCACCGTCTTCAGCGTAATGAAACGCGCGGCACCGCCAGCGCCCACCACGATGCCGACGGCCACCATGGCGTTCAGCAGCGTCGGCGTGGCGTTATCGGCGATGCCGAGCGCCACCGGCACCCACAGCACCAGCAGAAAACGCAGCGTCACGCCGGCACCCCAAAACAGGCTGGTGCCGATCAGGGAGAAACGCGTCTGCCCATCGCGCCATAGCGTAACGCAGGCGGTAAAGAAGCTGTTCGTCATGGCCCGCGGGCGCCAGGAGGCCCCCGGGCGCGCCGCCGCCAGACGCGGAATATACAGGTTGGCAACCACCGCCCCCGCGTAAACCAAGGCGCAGGCCGCCAGCGCCGCCACCACATGCCAATCCGCCAGCATGCCGCCGGCCACCGAGCCGGTCAGAATGGCGGCAATGGTCGAGGCTTCCATCAGGCCGTTAGCCTTGACCAGCTTCTCGCCGCTGGTGATCTCGCCCAGAATGCCGTATTTGGCCGGTGAATATGCGGCAGCGCCTACCCCGACCAGGCTGTAGCCGAGGAACGGGTTGAACCCAAAGCAGATCACCAACGCCCCCGCCAGTTTCAGGGCGTTGGCGAACATCATCACCCGCCCTTTGGCGAAGCTGTCGGCGACCTGGCCGACGAACGGCGCAAGAATGATGTAGGTGGCGACAAAGGCCATCTGCAGGATCGGCTGGCTCCAGTCCGGATAAAGCTGCTGTTTGATCAGAGCCAGCGTGGCGAACAGCAACGCATTGTCGCCGAACGCCGAGAGGAACTGCGCGCTGATCACAGCGATCATGCCGCGTGACAACAAAGGGGACTCGGTCGAAGGATTCATCAGGCACTCTCCGGCTGTTCGGCCATGTGACGCAGGGTGACGAAATCGGGTTTGCCGCTGCCCAGCACCGGCAACGTTTTCAGCAGGCGGATATCACGTGGCACCGCCAGCTCCGGGCTGCCCAGTTCACGCGCCACCCGCAGCAACGCCTCGCGGGTGATGGCGGGATCGGTGGTGAACAGCACCAAGGCCTCGCCTTTGCTGCTGTCGCTTTTGACCGTGGCGGCATGCAATTTTTCCGGCGACAGCCGCTGCGCCAGCAGTTCGACGCTCTCCAGCGACACCATCTCGCCCGCCAGCTTGGCGAAGCGCTTCACGCGCCCGCGAATGGTGCAGTAGCCCTGCTCATCCAGGCTGACGATATCGCCGGTGTCGTACCAGCCCGGCTGCAGCACGCCGTTGGCATCTTCCGCCGCCGGCGGCTCCAGTTCGCCGGGGCGCTCAACCCGCAGATAGCCTTTCATGATATTCGGCCCCTTCAGCTGCAGGCGGCCGCCGTTATCGATCCCCGGCACCGCGATCAGACGCGCCTCCATCTGCGGCATGATGCGGCCGACGGTGCCTACCTTGGTCGCCAGCGGCACGTTGATCGACACCACCGGCGCGCACTCGGTTACGCCATAGCCTTCCAGGATGCGAATGCCGTATTTATCCTGATAGATCTGTTTGGTGCTGTCCGCCAGTTTCTCTGCGCCAGCCACCACGTAGCGCAGGCGGGCAAAATCATACGGATGGGCGAAGCGCGCATAGTTGTTGAGGAAGGTCGCCGTGCCGAACAACACCGTGCAGTTGCGGTCATATACCAGCTCCGGCACCACGCGATAATGCAGCGGGCTGGGGTAGAGAAAAATGCGGCTGCCTGTGAGAAGCGGCGTCAGCAGCCCCACCGTCAGGCCAAACGAATGGAATAACGGCAGCGAGGACATGAAGCGGTCGCGCGGCGTGAAATCGGCAATGGTGCGGATTTGTTCTACGTTGGCCAGCAGGCTGGCATGCGAATGCACCACGCCCTTGGGGTGGCCTTCAGAACCTGAAGTGAACAGGATCAGCGCCGCATCCTCCGGGCGTTGCGGCAACACCGCGCGCTGCGGCTGCAGCAAATGCCGCAGGATCCACAGCTTGTCCGCCAGCGTGACGGTGTCTTTCAGATCTTCCAGATACACCCAGTTGGCCTGCGTCACCTGCTCCGGCAGGTGGGTCAGCTTGCCCTTTTCCAGAAACTGACGCGAGGTGACGATGGTCTTGATGCCGGCGGCGAGCATCGCGCTGTTCAGGCCGTTGGCGCCGGCGGTGTAGTTGAGCATCGCCGGAATACGGTTGCGCAGCGAAGCGCCGAAGATCGCCGCCGCGGTGATGGTGGCATTCGGCAACAGCAGCCCGACGTGCTCCCCTTCGGCGGTAAAGCGCTGCAGAATGCGGCTGACGCCCAGCGATTTCTTGATCAGCGTCTGGTAACTGTCTTCTTTGAAAGCGATGTCTTCGATGCAGGGCTTGCGGCGCCCGTAGCGGTGCTGCGCCGCCAGCAAGGCATGGAACAGGGTCTGCGGTTCACGCGTATCCATCCGCGCCCGCATCATGATCTGCATCAGGCGATCGCCCGCCAGCGCACGGCGTTCGCGCGCACGCGGCGCCTCCGGCATCGGCAGCGTGGTCGGCGGCAAGATGCGGATGCTGATTCGCGGGAACCAGCGGATCTTGAACACCCCGGCCATGCGGCCGAACGGACTGAATTCGGGGCCGTCGATCCGCACCGGAACCACAGTGGCGCCCGATTTGGCGGCAATAAACGCCGCGCCGTCGTAAATTTTCATCAGCGCGCCGGTCACGGTGATGCGCCCTTCAGGGAACACCACGATCGGCCGCCCCTGTTCGACCATGCGCACCAGCTGCTTGATGGCCATCGGCTTGGTGGGGTCGAGCGAGACAAAATCGATGTAAGGCCGCAGCCAGCGCATAAACCAGCTCTCGCCGATGCTGGCGTAAACCGCAAACACCGGTTTAATCGGCAGGAACAGCGCCAACAGCACGCCGTCAAGAAAAGAGACGTGGTTCGGTGTAATCAGCAGTTTTTGCCGATCGAAGTGCTGGACGTCCCCTTCGACCCGTACCCGAAACAACAGGCGAAACAGCGCGCGCAGCAGTGAAAATATCATGCCCTTCTCCCTTGGCCATGGAGGCGTAAATCGTTGTAGGGAAAAGAATACTATATGGCGGGCAAAAAAAAACCTACGCATCCGCGTAGGTTGGTGCAATTGAAAATGGCTTCAGCATGCAAGGCACGCTGATTTCTCACCAATCAATACCTCTGGGATCACCTACTCTAGAGAGATGCCGTGCAGGAAACTACCGCCGAATCGCAAGAGTTCTGCTCCAAATGCAACCAGCTGTAAATTTCCCGCGACCGGCTGTAATAACTCAATGAAACTTAAACCTTCACGGCGACCAAAAGATAAATAATCGCCGCGGAGCCCCCTCTCCAGGTACGCGATCGGGCGCGCCTCGCTCAGCGAGCGCTAACCTCCACCAGACAGCTCATGGCATTCGGCCCCTGCGTCAGCGGCGAGGTGCCGATATCCAGCGTCAGCACGTTCGGGTTGCCCGCCTGTTCAATCGGTTGACGCTGCGCGCCAACGCCCGGATCGAACCAGGCGCCGGTCGCCATCAGCACCACCCCACGCGTTACACCGTCGGTCAGCGATACCCCCGCCAGGCAACCGCCGCGCGCGTTGCTGACCAGCACTTCGGCGCCGTCCAGCACACCGCGCGGCGCGGCGTCGTCCGGATGCATATACAGGGTTTCGCGTCCGGCGGTTTTGTTCCCCTGCGCCAGCGGCGCCGGATCCATCTGGCTGTGCAGACGATCGCTCGGTTGGATGGAGATCAGATGCAGCGGCCAGTTTTTGGCCTGCGGCGCCCCCAACCACTCCACCGGCGGTTGCCACTGTGGATGCGGGGCGAAATCCTGATAGCGATAACCGGCGATCCGCTCGCTGAACAGTTCAATCTTGCCGCTGGGCGTTTGCAACGGATTGGCCTGCGGATCGGCGCGGAACGCGTCGAAAAACACAAACTCTTTGGCGGGCGCGGGCAGTTCGACATAGCTCTGCCGCCAAAACGCCTCAAACTCCGGCCAGGCGACGCCGGCGCGCTGCTGCGCTACGCCGCATTGCCGGTAGATCTCTTCGATCCAGGCCCGTTCGTCGCGGTTCTCGGTGAAGCGTTCGCGATAGCCGAGACGCTCCGCCAGATCGGCGAAGATATCGAAATCGTTGCGCGCCTGGTGCTGCGGCGCAATGGCCTGATGCATCGCCAGCACGTAGCGATCGCGCGACGAGCCGCCGATATCGTTACGCTCCAGCGAACTGGTGACCGGCAGCACGATGTCCGCCATCTTGGCCGCCGCCGTCCACCAGATATCCTGGACGATCACCGTGTCCGGCTTCTGCCAGCCCTCCACCAGCCGATTCAACTGCTGATGATGATGGAATGGGTTGCCGCCGGCCCAGTGCACCAAATGAATATCCGGGTAGTGCCGCGTCTCGCCGCAAAATTGATAGGCTTCGCCGGGGTGCAGCAGCATATCGCAGATGCGCGCCACCGGGATCGCCAGCCCGGCCGGGTTGTCCCCGACCGGCATGGTCGGCGCGGGCGTGTCCACGCGCGGGTTGCCGACGCCGTTCATCGAACCGTGGCCGAACGAGAAACCGCCGCCCGGCAACCCCACCTGCCCCAGCATCGCCGACAGTGCGATCATCATCCAATAGGGTTGCTCGCCGCGGTGCGCGCGCTGCACCGAGTAAGAACAGGTGATGAAACTGCGCACGCCGATCAGCTGCCGCGCCAACAGCGCGATGCGGGCTGCCGGAATGCCGGTGATAGCGCTGGCCCAGACGGGGGTTTTCGCCACGCCGTCGCCGGCGCCGTTCAGGTAATCCGCCAGCTGCTGATAACCCACGCAGTGGCTATGCAGGAAGGCTTCGTCCTGAGCGCCCAGCCGTTGAATTTCGTAAGCCAGCGCCAACATCAGCGCCACGTCGGTATTCGGCCGGATCGGGATCCATTCCGCATTGACGAACTCGGGGCAATCGTCGCGCATCGGGCTGATGTTGATCACCGGCGTGCCCTTGCGCGCCAGCTTTTGCAGCCAGGGCTTGAGCGCATGCTCCGCCGCGCCGCCGGAAGAGACCTGGGCGTTTTTCAGCGCCAGCCCGCCGAACGCCACAAACAGTTCGCAGTGTTCCACCACGCTCGGCCAGCTGGTGACCCGGCCGGTGAGCGGCGAGAAAGTGCCGATCACATACGGCAGGAAGAACTGCGCCGCGCCCCAGCTGTAGTTGCCCTGCTGATCGACGCCGCCGCCGCCGCTGAAGTAGAACCGCCGCACCAGCGAACGCGCATGGTGCAGTCGCCCGGCCGATGACCAACCGTATGAGCCGGTAAACAGCCCGGAAGCGCCGTAACGGTCGCGCACCCGACGGTTTTCCTCCGCCACCAGATCGAGCGCCAAATCCCAGTCCACCTCGATGAAATCTTCTCTGCCGCGCAGCGTGCGATCGCTGCCTTCGCGCTTTTGCAGCCACGAACGGCGCACCGCCGGCTTGCGGATGCGCTTGTCGGAATAAACCATCGGCGCGATGGAATCGAGCAGCGGCGAAGGGTCAGGATCGTCGACGAAGGGTTCACAACGGATAAGCCGGCCGTCTTCAACCACGGCGGTATAGGCGCCCCAATGGGCGAGCTGCGGATAGCGTTTAATGGACATGGCGTTCTCGGCGCAAATCGGAATCCACAGACGTTACCTCAGCCTGTCGCCAGCGCCAACGTACAAATTGCGCTATCGTTCGGCCGGTGGTGGTTATGCGCGCAGCCACGAAGAGATTCTGCAACGGCCGCCACAAGTTGCGCACGACACCGCTTGCAGCCTCGGTTTTTTTCCGCAAGACTGGGGGATGTAAGCGATTACCCAGGATGTGTTGACTGATATGGCTACGATAAAGGATGTTGCCAGGCTGGCGGGTGTTTCCGTGGCCACGGTATCCCGCGTGATAAACCATTCCCCCAAGGCCAGCGAAGGATCGCGCACCGCGGTGCTGGCCGCCATGGAACAGCTGCAGTATCACCCCAACGCCAACGCGCGGGCGCTGGCGCAGCAATCCACCGAGACGCTGGGCCTGATCGTCTCCGACGTTTCCGATCCCTTTTTCGGCGCGATGGTCAAAGCGGTCGAACAGGTGGCCTACGCCACCCGCAATTTTCTGCTGATTGGCAACGGTTACCACGACGCCGAAAAAGAGCGCCAGGCGATAGAACAGCTGGTGCGGCACCGCTGCGAAGCCCTGGTGGTGCACGCCAAAAGGCTGAGCGATCGGGAGCTTTGCGACTGGATGCAACAAATCCCCGGCATGGTGCTGATCAACCGCACGCTGCCGGGTTTTGAAGCGCGCTGCGTGGCGCTCGACGATCGCTACGGCGCCTGGTTGGCGACCCGCCATCTGATCCAGCAAGGGCATCAGCGCATTGCCATCATCTGCTCCACCCACCAGATTTCCGACGCCACCGATCGCCTGCAAGGCTATCTCGACGCGCTGCAAGAGCATGGCATTGCGGTGGATGAAAAGCTGATCGCCTACGGCGAGCCGGACGAGATCGGCGGCGAACAGGCGATGACCGAGCTGCTCGGCCGCGGCCGCTCGTTCTCTGCCATCACCTGCTACAACGATCCGATGGCCGCCGGCGCGCTGTCAGTACTGAGCGATAACAGCGTCGACGTGCCGGGGCAAATTTCGCTGATCGGTTTCGATGACGTGCTGATTTCGCGCTATCTGCGGCCCCGCCTGACCACCATTCGCTACCCGATCGTGGCGATGGCCACCCAGGCGGCTGAGCTGGCGCTGGCGCTGGCCAATCGGCAGCCGCTGCCGGAAGTCACCAACATGTTCAGCCCGACGCTGGTGCGCCGCCACTCGGTCGCCACCCTCAACAACGCGCACGAACAGCCGTAATGACATCGCTGCATGGGTGAGCCGTCACCCATGCGTTCATATTGCGCAGCCCTCCGCATTTCCCGACTGTTGATTTTTTCCGCTCCCTGCGTTCGTGCATATTGTTCGAATAATAATCTTTACACTATATAGCATAAACGCTATATTCGGAGCGAATCATGTGGCAAGTGGTGACCGTCGAACGGTTCGACGACTGGTTTTTAGCGCTGAACAACGCCCAGCAAACCAGCATCCTGGCGGCGATCTTCAAATTACAGACGTTCGGCCCGCAGTTGGCGCGGCCGCACGCCGATACGCTGCATTTTTCCGACGCGGCCCGGCAGTTGAAGGAGCTGCGCGTTCAACATCGCGGGCGCCCTTTCAGAGTGTTTTTCGCTTTTGACCCACAGCGGCAAGCGGTGCTGTTGTGCGGTGGCGATAAAACCGGCGACAAGCGCTTTTACCAGCGCATGTTGCCCATCGCCGCCATGGAGTTTTCACATTATCTGGCCACCCGGAGGTAGTGCAGATGGCTAAACCTTTATCCCAATTGATCGACAAGCTCGATCCCGCCGTCGTTAGCGCAGCCAGGCAAAAAGCGGACAAGGAAATTTTCGAGCTGCGGCTGGCGATGCTGCGGGAAGAGCTGGCGGTCTCTCAGGTTGAATTGGCGAAGCGGCTCGGCATCAGCCAACCCTCCGTCGCCAATTTGGAAAAGCGCGGCAGCGAAATAAAACTGTCGTCACTCAAACGCTATATCGAGGCTATGGGCGGCACGCTGTCGCTGGACGTGCAATTGCCCAATGGCCAGCACCGCCGCATGACGCTGTGAAGCGGGCGCCAGGCGCCCGCCCGCTTATCAGATAAGCTCCAGCGCGATCAGCTCTTCGATGGTTTGGCGGCGGCGGATCAAACGCGGTTCGCCGTTTTCGAACAGCACTTCAGGCAACAGCGGACGGCTGTTGTAGTTGGAAGACATCGACGCGCCGTAGGCGCCGGTATCGTGGAACACCAGGTAATCGCCGATCTGCACCGGCGGCAGCTCGCGGGTTTCCACGCCGCCGCCCGCCTGCTGGGTGAACACGTCGCCGGATTCGCACAGCGGCCCGGCGATCACCGTTTCGCGCAGCGGCTTCCCCGACGTGTCGCGGCCATCGGCCGGCAACAGCGAAATATGGTGGTAGCTGCCGTACATCGCCGGCCGCATCAGATCGTTAAAGCCGGCGTCCACCAGCACGAAGTGGCGGCTGCCCATGTCTTTCACCGCCCGCACTTCGGCCACCAGCACGCCTGCCTCCGCCATCAGGAAGCGCCCGGGTTCAATCTCCAGCTGCACCGGGTGCCCCAAATGCGCGGCGATACGCTCACGCGCCCGGTTCCACAAACCGAAATAGTGCTCGGTATCGATCGCTTCTTCGCCGTACTGATAGGGGATAGACAGGCCGCCGCCGGCAGAAATGGCGCTGATGTCATGGCCGAGATCGATCACCTGCTGCACCATCGCGTCGCAAACTCGCTCCAGATGCTGGTAATCGACGCCGGAACCGATATGCATATGCACGCCGACAAGCTTCAGGCCGTAGCGGCGGATCTTCTCCACCGCCTGCGGCAGATCGGCATACCAGATGCCGTGCTTGCTGTTCTCGCCACCGGTGTTGGTTTTCTGGCTGTGGCCGTGGCCAAATCCCGGATTAATGCGCAGCCACACCGGGTGCCCCGCAGAAGCCTGACCGAGTTGATCCAGCATGTCGATGGAACCGGCGTTGACCGGGATCTTCAATTCGCTGACGCGCGCCAGCGTGGCGTGATCCAGCACGTCTGCGGTAAAGACGATCTCGCTCGGTTCGCCGCCCGGCTGAAAACCGGCCTGCAGCGCCCGCTCGATTTCACCCAGCGATACCGAATCCACCTTCACGCCCTGCTCGCGCATCAAGCGCAAAATATGAATGTTCGAACAGGCCTTCTGCGCGAAGCGGATGGTGTCGAAGTGGCGCAGCTGAGCGATGCGCTGGCTGATGATGTCGGCATCATAGGCCCAGACCGGGCAACCGAAACGCTGCGGCAAGGCCAGCAGGTTAGCGGCGTTCAACGCGGTGGAGGTGTCGTGCAACGGGCGTGGCATGGCGATATTCCCAATTCGAAAGTAACGGCGGATAAAGCCATAGTGCCGCACGCTGAATCGACTGGAAAATATCTATTTAGCCGTAGTCTATTCATTTATGATATGGCTTTCTTCCCCAGCCGAGCAGCCTCGCCATGCACAACATCTCTTTGCGACAGATCGAAATCTTTCGGGCGGTGATGACCACCGGCAACCTGACCGAAGCGGCGGCCCTGCTGCAAACCTCGCAACCGACCGTCAGCCGCGAGCTAGCGCGCTTTGAGAAGCTGATCCGGCTGCAGCTGTTCGACCGGGTGCGGGGGCGTTTGTCCCCTACCGTGCAGGGGCTGCGGCTGTTTGAAGAAGTGCAACGCTCCTATTACGGCCTCGATCGCATCGTCAACGCCGCCGCCGGCATTCGCCAGTTTCAGCAGGCGCAGCTGTCGATCCTGTGCCTGCCGGTATTTTCTCAATCGCTGCTGCCGGCGGTGTGTCGGCCCTTTATCGAACGTTATCCGGAAGTCAGCTTCAGCGTGATCCCGCAGGAGTCACCGCTGTTGGAGGAGTGGCTGTCGGCCCAGCGCCACGACCTTGGGCTGACGGAAACCGCCCTGACGCCGGCGGGTACCGAGCGAATGACGCTGATGACGTTGAACGAAGTCTGCGTGCTGCCGGCGGGTCACCCTTTATCGGCGAAAGACCAGCTGACGCCGCAGGATTTCGCCGGGCAAAACTTTATCAGCCTGTCGAGCACCGACAGCTATCGTCACTTGCTGGATGCGCTGTTCGCCGAACAGGGCGTCGAACGGCGCATGGTGATGGAGACCCACAGCGCAGCATCGGTGTGCGCCATGGTGAGGGCCGGCGTGGGCGTATCGATCGTCAACCCGTTGACGGCGCTCGACTATGCCGGCAGCGGGGTGCACGTGCGGCCGTTCAGCATCGAGGTACCGTTCACCGTCAGCCTGATCCGGCCGCTGCATCGCCCTTCTTCTGCGCTGGTCACGGCCTTTATCGACCATCTGCATCAGCAGGCGGCCGGTTTCCCCGCTCGGCTCGACGCGGCGATCAGGCGTTAGCCGGGCGCTTGGCGCGTTTAAAGGTCACCAGGCACAGCAGCAGCCCCAGCAGCGCTATCGCCGCCGCCGCCAGAGGAACGCGGGTCAATCCCAGCCCCTGCGCAATCACCGCTCCGCCTACCCACGCGCCGAGTGCGTTGCCGACGTTAAACGCCGCAATATTCAGTGTGGAAACCAGATTCGGCGCTTTCTTGCCGTAAGTCACCACGTTGATCTGCAGCGCCGGCACCGCGGCGAAAGCGGCGGCGGCCCACAGGAACAGGGTCATTTCCGCCGGCACCAGCGCATGGCTGGTCCAGTGGAACAAGGCGGCGAACAGCGCAATGGCCAGGAAAGTGCAGCTGAGCGTCAGCGCCAACCGCCAGTCAGCCAAGCGGCCGCCAACGATATTGCCCACCGTCAGGCCTACGCCCATCAGCAGCAGCGTCCAGCTTACGCCGCTCGCCGAGACACCGGTCACTTCGGTCAGCAACGGCGCGATATAGGTGAACAGCGCAAACATTGAGGCAGCGAACGCCACCGTCATCAGCAGCGACAGCCAAATGCCGCCGCCGCGCAACGCCGCCAGCTCTTTTTTCAGATCGGTCGGCGCCTCATCTTTTAACGCAGGCAGCTTGGCATACAGCGCCAACAACGA is part of the Serratia surfactantfaciens genome and encodes:
- a CDS encoding type II toxin-antitoxin system RelE/ParE family toxin translates to MWQVVTVERFDDWFLALNNAQQTSILAAIFKLQTFGPQLARPHADTLHFSDAARQLKELRVQHRGRPFRVFFAFDPQRQAVLLCGGDKTGDKRFYQRMLPIAAMEFSHYLATRR
- a CDS encoding helix-turn-helix domain-containing protein, which codes for MAKPLSQLIDKLDPAVVSAARQKADKEIFELRLAMLREELAVSQVELAKRLGISQPSVANLEKRGSEIKLSSLKRYIEAMGGTLSLDVQLPNGQHRRMTL
- the lysA gene encoding diaminopimelate decarboxylase — translated: MPRPLHDTSTALNAANLLALPQRFGCPVWAYDADIISQRIAQLRHFDTIRFAQKACSNIHILRLMREQGVKVDSVSLGEIERALQAGFQPGGEPSEIVFTADVLDHATLARVSELKIPVNAGSIDMLDQLGQASAGHPVWLRINPGFGHGHSQKTNTGGENSKHGIWYADLPQAVEKIRRYGLKLVGVHMHIGSGVDYQHLERVCDAMVQQVIDLGHDISAISAGGGLSIPYQYGEEAIDTEHYFGLWNRARERIAAHLGHPVQLEIEPGRFLMAEAGVLVAEVRAVKDMGSRHFVLVDAGFNDLMRPAMYGSYHHISLLPADGRDTSGKPLRETVIAGPLCESGDVFTQQAGGGVETRELPPVQIGDYLVFHDTGAYGASMSSNYNSRPLLPEVLFENGEPRLIRRRQTIEELIALELI
- a CDS encoding LysR family transcriptional regulator codes for the protein MHNISLRQIEIFRAVMTTGNLTEAAALLQTSQPTVSRELARFEKLIRLQLFDRVRGRLSPTVQGLRLFEEVQRSYYGLDRIVNAAAGIRQFQQAQLSILCLPVFSQSLLPAVCRPFIERYPEVSFSVIPQESPLLEEWLSAQRHDLGLTETALTPAGTERMTLMTLNEVCVLPAGHPLSAKDQLTPQDFAGQNFISLSSTDSYRHLLDALFAEQGVERRMVMETHSAASVCAMVRAGVGVSIVNPLTALDYAGSGVHVRPFSIEVPFTVSLIRPLHRPSSALVTAFIDHLHQQAAGFPARLDAAIRR
- a CDS encoding MFS transporter, producing MPVSLLALALSAFAIGTTEFVIMGLLPDVAGDLQVSIPSAGWLISGYALGVAIGAPIMALLTAKLPRKNTLLLLMVIFIIGNVMCALGYSYNFLMLARIITALCHGAFFGIGAVVAANLVAPNRRASAVALMFTGLTLANVLGVPLGTALGQALGWRSTFWAVALIGVLSLLALYAKLPALKDEAPTDLKKELAALRGGGIWLSLLMTVAFAASMFALFTYIAPLLTEVTGVSASGVSWTLLLMGVGLTVGNIVGGRLADWRLALTLSCTFLAIALFAALFHWTSHALVPAEMTLFLWAAAAFAAVPALQINVVTYGKKAPNLVSTLNIAAFNVGNALGAWVGGAVIAQGLGLTRVPLAAAAIALLGLLLCLVTFKRAKRPANA